Within Quercus lobata isolate SW786 chromosome 5, ValleyOak3.0 Primary Assembly, whole genome shotgun sequence, the genomic segment AacagtattttattttataaatgaattTGCCATATGTTTATTAAGgagattgaagaaaaaattaaaacaactttACCAGGTATGTACATATAAAAATTTCAGTGTGTATATAAAGGGCTTAGCCAACAAGTTGCATTGATCACAGGTGTAGAAACTATACTGATCACATGGGTCAAATATGCAATTTTTATGCAAACACCATGTGAACTGTCTATcttcaaaaagcaaaaagataagTGTCTAAAGGTATGCAAAATTAGAATTGTACCAAGTTTGTAGCTTCATCGATTAGATAATCAGCAGCTATATGAATTGAAATTGAGGAGTGAAGACCAGATATCAGTTTGtacaaaattttttcctcttggCATAACTCTTCAGACGGATCTGCAAAAGttgaaaatcaacaaaaagGTAAGGATAGATTACTCATTATGAAGCAAGAAAACTCATCATAACAgcccccccaccccaccccccaaCACAACAATATGGAGAAACTGGAAAAACTCTCAAAGAAGACCAAAGTTAAATTCTAAATTACCATTTGCCACTAGATAATAAAGTATAAGGATGCAAATTTAACCGTCATCATGAGACAGTACTTCAACAataattcccaaaaaataaaaggtaagaAAATTCACTGGAATCAAAGTCTTGTCATCTTCAACATAAGTAAAGATGTAATGTCCTACGTCCTCATCATAAATGCAAATCATTGTTAGGAGCTCAACAGGCACTGACAATAAAGAGACAAAGATTGCAGTGGGAACCCAGCATACAGGTGAAGTAGGCATGTTAATCACCAATTTTAGAATAACATTCCAGCTCTTCATAACGAATTCAATGAAGGGTTTCCCAAAATATTCTATGGCAAGGGTGAAGGCAACAGTTATGTGATAGCAATAATGACTACTCAGCTAAGCCATAcaaaatttaagagagagagagagagagagaatagcaACATTTAACAATAGAAATTAatgatgaacataaaaataaattatgccCTGTGAGATAGAGAACAAATATTATCGATGAACATTTGGCATACACAGAGGACAACTCACATTTGGGGCAGTTCTCACTATAGACAGAATCCCAAATCCTTCTAGCAGATGGACCAGTGTAACCGGTATAGCGTTCAGGATTGAGTTGTAGGTTCACATATGTCATCTCAGCTGCAAATGTAAATGGGTTTCATTTATAAGCCATAAGACAATCTTCATagaatataattaaacaatgaATGCCATCCTCATTTTCTGTATTTGACATTTACATCAacaataaaggatctcctcccATTTAACCCTCTAGTTTCCTCCAATTTTAATCTGGATGTACACAAAATCTGATAGtcttaaaacacacacacacaaaatcaaatGAATGCCAAGTTTCGCACTTGGCTAAAATTGGAGGGAATCGGAGGATTTAAATGGGAGGGGATCTTGTcccaatatttatatattcataaCAACACAAAAACCAATGAATTGTGCAGGAAAAATATGACACTAACAATTATCAGTTTCGTCATCATTTGTCCAGGGATTGTCTGTTTCTGTCCAGCCTCTGAAAGCTTTACTATCTATTGTACGATCCACGGCTGCCTGTGGCTTCCCTTCTTGACAGATAGGATCATCTGGTGAGAGGACATTACGGGGCTCCTTAAATAATTCAGGGAACTCACTTTCTGGGCATTCACAAACACTGCAATCCCGCAGACGGCACATACCATCATCAGGCCAGAAAGGACAGTCACACCACAACTTAACCTACCATAAATAAGATTCACAAGGACGATCAGCTGAGGACAACACCAAATTTCAAGAACAGAAGCAAGCAACAatgcttgaaaattttctatatatatattggtaagttacacatgcatcTACTGCGTCTTGGtcccatgacctcaccctccgtCTCATCATTATGGGAGACTCAAGGTAAATGTATATTCAGGCTATTCAAATTTACACTCTTGAGAAGAATATCGCATATGTAATCAATCGTATAGATTAATATTTGGTATGTAATCAACAAAACTTCTAAAATCTCCAAAAGATCCATGCCTTGTTTCTTATGCAGATACCTTAACACCACGCCGATATTAATActaatactgtagtaaaattcAACTATATAATGATCAAAATTGTGCTAAGCATTACTTTCAAAAAATGATTATTCAATAGAAGGATCACATATTAGTTCTTATATAATCAGTCAACTTCTAGCCAATAAATCAAAACAACTGCCAAACCTTGAAATACCGGAAGAACGGGGTTTTAACAAGCTCTTGGAGCGATGGATGCAACACTTCCTCATTAAGTCGGTCCACGGTCTCGTAATCACAACAACAATCCTCAACAATCCCAGTATACTGCACAAAttgcaaaacccaaaaaccccgTTAACAGTACATAATCATAAAGAACTGAAATTTGAATCAAACCAAATTCTAATTTCCCCATCTCAAAGTctaaacacaacaaaaatcagGTAATATGACAAAACTAGTTCGAAGAATTGAAACACAAATtgtaaaacccaaaaacccagtTAACAGTACAAAATCCTAAAGAACTAAAATTTGAATCAAACCCAATTCTAATTTTTCCCATCTCAAAGccaaaaacacaacaaaaatggGGTAATATGACAAAACTAGTTCAAAGAATTGAAACACAAATGCATGGACATGAACAGTGACTAAACACAacataaaacaataacaatcaaaCATTCCCATTCCTTCCTGCAtactttccttcattttctcagtacccaaacaagagaagaaaagaaaaatgacacgCACAGAGAGGTTGAGAATTGACCTTGGCGCAGCGACAAGGCGTTTGTCGAAAGAGAGACAATCTGGTAGAGGCTTTGGAAGAGACAGCCATAGCAACAAAGAGAACGACGAGAGTTCCAAACACCGCCATTAATCTCCATCGCTTTCCACGGGCCTTGGTTTCAATCTCTGCTTTCTTCCCCATCGAAAACCGAAAGAAAATCCAAGAAATAGTTTTCCTGTGAATATGATCTCGGTGGCGTTACTTTTGAGGAAAATGGAATGAAAGCAAAGTGGGTCTCTGTCTTTTTCTCTCTGTGTTTGAGTTTTTGAAAGAGTAAAATTAGTTGATGGTAATAAATAGGCTGTGTGCTTTAAATGGATGGTTTTGGTATTTACTTTTCTTGGGATTTGGTTTTCCAATCCAAATGTAGGAATTTTGTGGAAAATTGGGAAAATCTGTAAGAAACCTCAGACACTAAGGAAATGAAAAATTGGTGGGCGGTGTGGTGTTGatggttttcaatttttgttttgttgaattCAACGGTTCAGACGGAGAAAAGTAGTGTGAGctgtagaaaatcaaaatcagGGGTAAGGGGGACTTTTTGGGCTCGAATGTTCTAGTAGTTGGGTTTGGTTGGACTAAGCCTATTTTATAGTAAAGCCCGGCCTACAGTTGACTTTTATAAGTTCATACTTCATAggagtattttatttttgtgatttggGGAACAAAGTTAGGAatattatatgatatattttacGATATCTACATGTGAGTAATAcgataagaaatttaaaatttgaacttcccctatattaaaaattaattaatgttttaacgTATTGATAAGAAATAACAATCATAATAtggacactatatatatatatatatatttttataaaccgTTAATgtgaaatataataatattaattctctttgtttaaatttaatgtaTTATATAGTTTTGATTAAATAGTATAAATCAAAAAGTGtgtttagtacttttttttaattaaaatttttaaatattataatactttatatatactagaaataaaattttaacaataaaagtgaaatatgttgttttaatttcaagtgaaataaaggggaaaaaaaatttattttgtgtgtaGATAGATTTATGCGTGAGGCTAATGGTCAGACTTTTGACCTGTaatatgtaaaatgttttatggGCTTGACAATATGGAGTTACCTAGAAATTTTAAAGGATTTCAACTCATTGTTAATTGAATTATCAATTGTTTGAGtaaatttaaagttaattttAAATGTTGCAGTTCATTTGATCAAGTACAGAACATCAAAGAACAGACATTAATTTGACTCTTACAGTCTTACCATTATTGTTCCTTAACGTGTTGTTGATAAACTAAAACCAGTTCCATCACTTGGGAGGTTCATCATTTCAATGTGCGTTGTCTTTGGCTAAAATGGGTTTGCCATAACGTTGACTATTTCGTAGTTTATGAACCATGCATGGGTCTTGTTCCTTCTTTATGATATTTATACatgttatttctttttctttttttagagtaagctatttccaaaaaaaaaaaaaaaaaagaatttatctATCAGAAACAGatgtatttactatttattaatATCTGATAAGTATGTACAACTTTGTTGTAGAGTATATATAGAGGACTATTCACTATAGATACATCTTTCATTCACAGtatttttcatactttattGAAATGATAAGTTATGAGTAGTGGATAATTACCTTTTCATGCATTTATTATTGacttcacttattttttatcatttacaACCTGTCACCTcaacaagttgtgaaaaaaaattgtatttctaAACTTATTccaatatttatattaaattttttagttatcCCTTAGAGATATACTAAGGAATAAGGCTACAGaacattttgaaatttcttgaaTGTGGATTAAAAAagtgttaaaatatatattagggatttaaatcttgaatatttttaaggaaaatatcaAAAGATGTCAATTAAGCTAAAATGCTTTTAACCTTTAGAAACTATAATTATTGACATCAAAAGGGGTATATaaattgtttctattttttcaatagctataataaatttttttttttttttttttttggagaaacctgctataataaaatttcaatctaTGATATTTGGTCCATGTCTCATAAATTGTTTGAATGTAAACAAAATTTCTAATGAATTAAAATCACATTGCGGTTTAATCCTTTGAATGAATTTGTGAGTCTATCATAGTTGACTCAAgctaacaataaataaatatagaagCTCCTTTTAGGTaccacaaaaaaaatagtaactcTTTGGAACTATAATGGTCATATCAATAAATGGGTCAATATTACTCTAATCCTCTCTATACCCCTCAATCCAAATATGCGCTTTAATGCATAATAaggcttattttttatgcacCATTGAATAGTAACTCTTTAGAAACCAAAATTGGTCACATCAATGACGGGACCAACTAGACTTAAAAGGAGGCCATTGGCCCCCTTCGTCTATGAAAAACAATTGAAGTCTCCTTTAAAGTTGTTTGAGTGatacattttgttttattattaaaaattccacagtaaattaaaaactctacattcttttttttaatcttttgagaAAATTAGAGAGTGGCTAAGAGTGTAACATGTTGGTGACACAAATTAACACTTAATGATCGTAAAAACTTCTTGCTATGCACCATTAAGCATCAACCATGTATATGGAACCTATTACCCTTTCTCAGCTATGAAAAAACAATTGAATCTTCAATGAGCTGTCTGAGTTAAACAAGTTACCCCTTGTACtaattgaggaaaaaaagtAGTCCTTATGGTTACCCCTAatgtctttatatttatttatttttgagaagactTTATATGTATTTCTTGTTTATATATTATTCAACATAACTAATTGATAATTATCTCTTAAATGTGTCAAACTAATTTATAGGAATAATTATGGTAAACCCACTTGTGATATGGTCCCTTTttactttgcctacccgtggttcaattatttacactttgcccacctaaGGTAACTTCTATTAGGAATCTGTTACCTACCTCTCCTtttgccgttagaaaaacacttttttagggaaaaacaaacataacaaaaataaaaaagctaggATTTTGATTACTTAAGAACTTCTATAAGAACAAAGTGGAGGAATTCAAAGTGGGTTTGATTGCTTATTCAGGTGTTTTGCTAATGTGGCTAGGATTCAAAGTGGGTTTGAAGTTAGAATTAGGGTGGGTTTGCTATTGTGGTTGGGTTTCATTTGAGCTGCCTCAAATGAAACTCCATGGCTGACCCTTCAAGCTCATTTCCCTCAATCATCGATGCCACCTCAGTGGCGAGCTCCTCCTCACCAAAAAACCTTAACAAGCCCTCACCAATCCCGAGCTCTCACTCCAATCTCTGAAGCTTTCCCAAGCCGAGCCTCCATTGGACCCCCATGGCCAACCCTTTAAGCCCTCACAATAAATCTCACCAAgccctctctctcactctaaaCTCGAGCTCAGTCTCTCTAAGCTCTCGGCTTGAGCTTTCTCTAAACCCCTGTTCTCTCATCTCTAAAACTCTCTCAAACGAACTCCATGGCCGCCCCTCTCAAGCTCATCTCCTCACAGCGATGGGTTTCATTTTCCTTCGTTCTTGCTTCAtgggtttcatttttttatggtttttgttatgggttcatttgatttttgtggttttggttGTGGGTTCATCTGATTTCCTTCGTTCTCGCATCCATCTCGATCTCAGCCTCCGTCTCGGCAATTTGGAGCAGATCCAAGAAGAGGGCCAGCGGTGGTTCAGAGAGAATGGAGCTCGATCTCGGCCTCCACCTAGTCCGTTGATGATTGCGAAAtccctcttcctctctcttttttgatcaacgatggtggtggtagtgggttTGGTTACTTTGTTGGCGTGGGTTTGTTGACTGATCGATGGGTTTGGTGACTGGTTCAATGGGTTTGGTGACTGATCGGTGGGGTGGATCTTTGGTTTGGTTGGcggggtggtggtggtttgatTGTGTTGGTCAGTGGTGGTGGGATCTgggtttgattgtgtttttctgggtttgttgtgATTGGTTTCTTGATTTGGATTTGATCTGGGTTGGTTTGTTTActaggtttatgggtttgatttgctGAGAATTTGGTGTTGATTGTGTTAGAATTTggagaagaacatgaagaattcGAAGAACCAGTTGTAAAATGAAGAACAAGTTGAAGAACAttaagaaatgttttttttaattataaaattttcattaaattaggTTTGATGCTCTTCAACTTGTGTTAGATTAGATCATTTCCTAttgtaaagaaaacaaaacactGGTGATGTTCATACTTTTCTAATGTtcataccttttttttgtaaaaattggaCACCTTagttttttgatttgttttatgtttgttttcgtctaaaaatgtgtttgtttAACGGCAAATGGAGAGGTAGGCAACGGATCCTTAACAGAGCAAATCTCAAGTGGACAAAGTGTAAATAATTGAACTACAGGTAAGCAAAGTGAAAATGGGActaaccacaggtgggtttactgtaattatccctaattTATATCTAAAAATAGAATAGAAGCTTAcggattttttaatttttaatgctTACAAAAAGCCTTTTTTCTTCTCACCTAGGGTGTCTTTTTTTCCCCACCGCTGCCTCTTTACCCACCTTCTACACACTGCCCCCCACTCACTCTTTGTAAGTACCCCCTAAAACGTTATTCCCCATGGATTTCGAGGTCACTAAGAGGCTCCAAAACATCTCACTCATTGAGATAGAGGGCAAGACGATTGCTCTGAATCCCAACCGCATAACACAGACACTAGTCGACTGTTCTCTTAGTCTTGTTCGTCACTTTCTTACAATGAGAGACGTCAACCATAGGGCAACGAAGAACCTGCTGCGCTCCATATTGAAACTTGGTAACGATCTCCAGATTGTTGATGTTGGTGAGGGACTATACTTATTCCGCTTTAAGCTTGAAAGCCAACTATAGTGTGTATAGGACAACGACCCTTGGGGTTTCGATAATCACCTACTGGTGACGCAGAGATGGGAGATCGGTATGACGACTCACAATATTATTTTCACGCATGTCCCACTATGGGTCCAAGTCTGGGGTTTACCTTTTGATCTCATGACTGAAGAAACTGCCAGGGGTATCAGGTCAAAACTTGGGCCCGTGATTATGGTGGATAGCAAGTCGTTTGAGTCTGACCAAGCAAGGTTCTTACACATCCGTATTTACACTCCCTTAAACGAACCACTCCTACGGGGAAGCCCAGTCATTAACCCAGAAGGGGACAGATTTGTGGTGGCTTTCAAATATGAAAGATTGATGGGCCTTTGTCTTACATGTGGACACTTGGGCCATGAGAAGAAACACTACACCTCGCTTAACACTAGCTTAGAACAACAACCCAACTAGTATGGTGAGTGGATGAAGGCCAGTGCAAGACGTCGTGGGGACCCTACTGATGACAAGTTGACCAGTCCACCACACCGACGATATGACTCAGCAAGTGAAACAGAGCCACCTATGTAGCCCACACAACCTAGGAGTTCAGACGTAGACCTAGCTATGGATTCACCATGGGCCCCGCCGTTGACTTTGGAACCTGTGTACTCACATGGAAAGGATATCCTGACAGAAAAGGACGACTTTATGGCGAATATTTTAACCAAAACCCACGAGGATCCTCCTAAATCTACATGCATAATCCTGGAGCTTGTCCTTACCATTCCACAGACTTTGAGTATGAACCCTCCCAATGCATGTCACGTGCCTGATCACCACACTGACCCACTACCCATTACCCAAGAATCAACGTACATGCATAGCATGGATAGCCTCTTGGCAGCACGTCAAAAGCAACcaacttggaaaaaaattgtaCGACCCCAGACTAGGACTATAATGGAGGAGGAGACGACCATGATAGGCGCATGAGCGAAGAGAAGCCTCCATGCTCTTTCTGGGGAGAGTGCCATAGGAGCAGAGCACAGACAGAAGTGATCTAAACCTAATGAGGACGTTGGTTCTCCAACTGCATTAACGGTGGAGGCTGTGATCTAGCCCTACTGAGCACAGTAATCGCTATAAGCtggaactgtcgggggcttGGAAACTGCTATGCAATTCAAGTACTCGTTGACCTAGTGAGGAAAAAAGGACCTAAGATTTTGTTTCTCATGGAAACAACGTTAAGTATAAGTGGAATGGAACCTATCCAATGGGAATTGCAGTTTGATTCCATGACTGTAGTCCTAAGCGTTAGACGGAGCGATGGGATTGCACTCTTGTGGAAGAATGAGATTGCATTGACTACATATACTGTCTCTCCTAACCATATTGATGCTCTCATTACTACTTCAATGCAGGTTCAATGGCGACTAACGGGAGTGTATGGCCACCCGGAGGACCAGAGAAAATGCGAAACATGGTACCTTCTGCGACATCTGAACAACCAGGCTTCTCTGCCATGGGTGTGtgttggggattttaatgaaatctGTCCTCTACTAAAAAAAACAGCGGGGGTTTCGAAACCTTTAAGCATGACGCAGTCCTTCCAAAGTACACTGCTCCAATGTGGCTTAGTTGACCTAGGATACCAATGTAAGATATTCACATGGAGAAATGGCAGACGAGGGAATGACTTTGTAGAGGGAGCGACTGGACAGGGTGTGTGTCAACAATAAATGGTCTAACATTTTTCCTAGGGCAAAGGTGACTTATCTCGATGTTTCCTACTCCGATCATGACCCCATTTAGCTGAGTTATGGGACTCAGGGCCCATAGCCAGCTCGGCAGAAGAAGATATAAAGATTTGAGGAAAAGTGGGTAGCCCGTGCCAAATGTGAGGAGTGGATTCAAACATCTTGGGCATAGGGCCATCATACGAGTTGTTCGATGTTTCGcctctttgaaaaaataaaacactgcCGGCTT encodes:
- the LOC115991559 gene encoding endoplasmic reticulum oxidoreductin-2-like — encoded protein: MGKKAEIETKARGKRWRLMAVFGTLVVLFVAMAVSSKASTRLSLFRQTPCRCAKYTGIVEDCCCDYETVDRLNEEVLHPSLQELVKTPFFRYFKVKLWCDCPFWPDDGMCRLRDCSVCECPESEFPELFKEPRNVLSPDDPICQEGKPQAAVDRTIDSKAFRGWTETDNPWTNDDETDNSEMTYVNLQLNPERYTGYTGPSARRIWDSVYSENCPKYPSEELCQEEKILYKLISGLHSSISIHIAADYLIDEATNLWGQNLSLMYDRVLRYPDRVRNLYFTYLFVLRAVTKAADYLEHAEYDTANPTEDLKTQSLIRQLLFNPKLQAACPVPFDEAKLWKGQRGPELKQEIQKQFRNISAIMDCVGCEKCRLWGKLQVLGLGTALKILFSVDGREHLLQNLQLQRNEVIALMNLLNRLSESVKFVHEMGPSAEMIMEGQISSPSSPSRLWEMIRTFIV